In the genome of Nycticebus coucang isolate mNycCou1 chromosome 12, mNycCou1.pri, whole genome shotgun sequence, one region contains:
- the M6PR gene encoding cation-dependent mannose-6-phosphate receptor isoform X1 translates to MVMFPFHSCWRIRLLMLLLLAVAVKDSWQTEEKTCDLVGEKGKESEKELALVKRLQPLFNKSFESTVGQGSDTYLYIFKVCREAGNHTSGAGLVQINKSNGKETVVGRLNETHIFNGSNWIMLIYKGGDEYDNHCGKEQRRAVVMISCNRHTLADNFNPVSEERGKVQDCFYLFEMDSSLACSPEIAHLSVGSILLVTFASLVAVYIIGGFLYQRLVVGAKGMEQFPHLAFWQDLGNLVADGCDFVCRSKPRSVPAAYRGVGDDQLGEESEERDDHLLPMPCAQKPGLIFL, encoded by the exons ATGGT GATGTTCCCCTTCCACAGCTGCTGGAGGATTAGACTCCTAATGCTACTACTTCTGGCTGTGGCAGTGAAAGACTCCTGGCAGACAGAAGAAAAAACTTGTGACCTGGTAGGAGAAAAGGGTAAAGAGTCAGAAAAAGAGTTGGCTCTGGTGAAGAGGCTGCAACCACTGTTTAACAAAAG CTTTGAAAGCACTGTGGGCCAGGGCTCTGACACATACCTGTATATATTCAAGGTATGCCGGGAAGCTGGCAACCACACTTCTGGAGCAGGCCTGGTACAGATCAACAAAAGTAATGGGAAGGAGACAGTGGTTGGGAGACTCAACGAGACTCACATCTTCAATGGAA GTAATTGGATCATGCTGATCTATAAAGGGGGTGATGAATATGACAACCACTGTGGCAAGGAGCAGCGTCGTGCAGTGGTGATGATCTCCTGCAATCGACACACCCTAGCG GACAATTTTAACCCTGTGTCTGAAGAGCGAGGCAAAGTCCAAGattgtttctacctttttgaGATGGATAGCAGCCTGGCCTGTTCTCCAGAGATTGCCCATCTCAGTGTGGGTTCTATCTTACTTGTCAC GTTTGCATCCCTAGTAGCTGTCTATATCATTGGGGGATTCCTATACCAGAGACTGGTGGTGGGTGCCAAGGGAATGGAGCAGTTTCCCCACTTAGCCTTCTGGCAGGATCTTGGCAACTTGGTAGCA GATGGTTGTGACTTTGTATGCCGTTCTAAACCCCGAAGTGTGCCTGCAGCCTATCGTGGTGTGGGGGATGACCAGCTGGGGGAGGAGTCAGAAGAAAGAGATGACCATTTATTACCAAT GCCATGTGCCCAGAAACCTGGGCTGATCTTTCTGTGA
- the M6PR gene encoding cation-dependent mannose-6-phosphate receptor isoform X4, with the protein MLLLLAVAVKDSWQTEEKTCDLVGEKGKESEKELALVKRLQPLFNKSFESTVGQGSDTYLYIFKVCREAGNHTSGAGLVQINKSNGKETVVGRLNETHIFNGSNWIMLIYKGGDEYDNHCGKEQRRAVVMISCNRHTLADNFNPVSEERGKVQDCFYLFEMDSSLACSPEIAHLSVGSILLVTFASLVAVYIIGGFLYQRLVVGAKGMEQFPHLAFWQDLGNLVADGCDFVCRSKPRSVPAAYRGVGDDQLGEESEERDDHLLPMPCAQKPGLIFL; encoded by the exons ATGCTACTACTTCTGGCTGTGGCAGTGAAAGACTCCTGGCAGACAGAAGAAAAAACTTGTGACCTGGTAGGAGAAAAGGGTAAAGAGTCAGAAAAAGAGTTGGCTCTGGTGAAGAGGCTGCAACCACTGTTTAACAAAAG CTTTGAAAGCACTGTGGGCCAGGGCTCTGACACATACCTGTATATATTCAAGGTATGCCGGGAAGCTGGCAACCACACTTCTGGAGCAGGCCTGGTACAGATCAACAAAAGTAATGGGAAGGAGACAGTGGTTGGGAGACTCAACGAGACTCACATCTTCAATGGAA GTAATTGGATCATGCTGATCTATAAAGGGGGTGATGAATATGACAACCACTGTGGCAAGGAGCAGCGTCGTGCAGTGGTGATGATCTCCTGCAATCGACACACCCTAGCG GACAATTTTAACCCTGTGTCTGAAGAGCGAGGCAAAGTCCAAGattgtttctacctttttgaGATGGATAGCAGCCTGGCCTGTTCTCCAGAGATTGCCCATCTCAGTGTGGGTTCTATCTTACTTGTCAC GTTTGCATCCCTAGTAGCTGTCTATATCATTGGGGGATTCCTATACCAGAGACTGGTGGTGGGTGCCAAGGGAATGGAGCAGTTTCCCCACTTAGCCTTCTGGCAGGATCTTGGCAACTTGGTAGCA GATGGTTGTGACTTTGTATGCCGTTCTAAACCCCGAAGTGTGCCTGCAGCCTATCGTGGTGTGGGGGATGACCAGCTGGGGGAGGAGTCAGAAGAAAGAGATGACCATTTATTACCAAT GCCATGTGCCCAGAAACCTGGGCTGATCTTTCTGTGA
- the M6PR gene encoding cation-dependent mannose-6-phosphate receptor isoform X5: protein MFPFHSCWRIRLLMLLLLAVAVKDSWQTEEKTCDLVGEKGKESEKELALVKRLQPLFNKSFESTVGQGSDTYLYIFKVCREAGNHTSGAGLVQINKSNGKETVVGRLNETHIFNGSNWIMLIYKGGDEYDNHCGKEQRRAVVMISCNRHTLADNFNPVSEERGKVQDCFYLFEMDSSLACSPEIAHLSVGSILLVTFASLVAVYIIGGFLYQRLVVGAKGMEQFPHLAFWQDLGNLVADGCDFVCRSKPRSVPAAYRGVGDDQLGEESEERDDHLLPM, encoded by the exons ATGTTCCCCTTCCACAGCTGCTGGAGGATTAGACTCCTAATGCTACTACTTCTGGCTGTGGCAGTGAAAGACTCCTGGCAGACAGAAGAAAAAACTTGTGACCTGGTAGGAGAAAAGGGTAAAGAGTCAGAAAAAGAGTTGGCTCTGGTGAAGAGGCTGCAACCACTGTTTAACAAAAG CTTTGAAAGCACTGTGGGCCAGGGCTCTGACACATACCTGTATATATTCAAGGTATGCCGGGAAGCTGGCAACCACACTTCTGGAGCAGGCCTGGTACAGATCAACAAAAGTAATGGGAAGGAGACAGTGGTTGGGAGACTCAACGAGACTCACATCTTCAATGGAA GTAATTGGATCATGCTGATCTATAAAGGGGGTGATGAATATGACAACCACTGTGGCAAGGAGCAGCGTCGTGCAGTGGTGATGATCTCCTGCAATCGACACACCCTAGCG GACAATTTTAACCCTGTGTCTGAAGAGCGAGGCAAAGTCCAAGattgtttctacctttttgaGATGGATAGCAGCCTGGCCTGTTCTCCAGAGATTGCCCATCTCAGTGTGGGTTCTATCTTACTTGTCAC GTTTGCATCCCTAGTAGCTGTCTATATCATTGGGGGATTCCTATACCAGAGACTGGTGGTGGGTGCCAAGGGAATGGAGCAGTTTCCCCACTTAGCCTTCTGGCAGGATCTTGGCAACTTGGTAGCA GATGGTTGTGACTTTGTATGCCGTTCTAAACCCCGAAGTGTGCCTGCAGCCTATCGTGGTGTGGGGGATGACCAGCTGGGGGAGGAGTCAGAAGAAAGAGATGACCATTTATTACCAATGTGA
- the M6PR gene encoding cation-dependent mannose-6-phosphate receptor isoform X3: MVMFPFHSCWRIRLLMLLLLAVAVKDSWQTEEKTCDLVGEKGKESEKELALVKRLQPLFNKSFESTVGQGSDTYLYIFKVCREAGNHTSGAGLVQINKSNGKETVVGRLNETHIFNGSNWIMLIYKGGDEYDNHCGKEQRRAVVMISCNRHTLADNFNPVSEERGKVQDCFYLFEMDSSLACSPEIAHLSVGSILLVTFASLVAVYIIGGFLYQRLVVGAKGMEQFPHLAFWQDLGNLVADGCDFVCRSKPRSVPAAYRGVGDDQLGEESEERDDHLLPM, translated from the exons ATGGT GATGTTCCCCTTCCACAGCTGCTGGAGGATTAGACTCCTAATGCTACTACTTCTGGCTGTGGCAGTGAAAGACTCCTGGCAGACAGAAGAAAAAACTTGTGACCTGGTAGGAGAAAAGGGTAAAGAGTCAGAAAAAGAGTTGGCTCTGGTGAAGAGGCTGCAACCACTGTTTAACAAAAG CTTTGAAAGCACTGTGGGCCAGGGCTCTGACACATACCTGTATATATTCAAGGTATGCCGGGAAGCTGGCAACCACACTTCTGGAGCAGGCCTGGTACAGATCAACAAAAGTAATGGGAAGGAGACAGTGGTTGGGAGACTCAACGAGACTCACATCTTCAATGGAA GTAATTGGATCATGCTGATCTATAAAGGGGGTGATGAATATGACAACCACTGTGGCAAGGAGCAGCGTCGTGCAGTGGTGATGATCTCCTGCAATCGACACACCCTAGCG GACAATTTTAACCCTGTGTCTGAAGAGCGAGGCAAAGTCCAAGattgtttctacctttttgaGATGGATAGCAGCCTGGCCTGTTCTCCAGAGATTGCCCATCTCAGTGTGGGTTCTATCTTACTTGTCAC GTTTGCATCCCTAGTAGCTGTCTATATCATTGGGGGATTCCTATACCAGAGACTGGTGGTGGGTGCCAAGGGAATGGAGCAGTTTCCCCACTTAGCCTTCTGGCAGGATCTTGGCAACTTGGTAGCA GATGGTTGTGACTTTGTATGCCGTTCTAAACCCCGAAGTGTGCCTGCAGCCTATCGTGGTGTGGGGGATGACCAGCTGGGGGAGGAGTCAGAAGAAAGAGATGACCATTTATTACCAATGTGA
- the M6PR gene encoding cation-dependent mannose-6-phosphate receptor isoform X2, giving the protein MVCWRIRLLMLLLLAVAVKDSWQTEEKTCDLVGEKGKESEKELALVKRLQPLFNKSFESTVGQGSDTYLYIFKVCREAGNHTSGAGLVQINKSNGKETVVGRLNETHIFNGSNWIMLIYKGGDEYDNHCGKEQRRAVVMISCNRHTLADNFNPVSEERGKVQDCFYLFEMDSSLACSPEIAHLSVGSILLVTFASLVAVYIIGGFLYQRLVVGAKGMEQFPHLAFWQDLGNLVADGCDFVCRSKPRSVPAAYRGVGDDQLGEESEERDDHLLPMPCAQKPGLIFL; this is encoded by the exons ATGGT CTGCTGGAGGATTAGACTCCTAATGCTACTACTTCTGGCTGTGGCAGTGAAAGACTCCTGGCAGACAGAAGAAAAAACTTGTGACCTGGTAGGAGAAAAGGGTAAAGAGTCAGAAAAAGAGTTGGCTCTGGTGAAGAGGCTGCAACCACTGTTTAACAAAAG CTTTGAAAGCACTGTGGGCCAGGGCTCTGACACATACCTGTATATATTCAAGGTATGCCGGGAAGCTGGCAACCACACTTCTGGAGCAGGCCTGGTACAGATCAACAAAAGTAATGGGAAGGAGACAGTGGTTGGGAGACTCAACGAGACTCACATCTTCAATGGAA GTAATTGGATCATGCTGATCTATAAAGGGGGTGATGAATATGACAACCACTGTGGCAAGGAGCAGCGTCGTGCAGTGGTGATGATCTCCTGCAATCGACACACCCTAGCG GACAATTTTAACCCTGTGTCTGAAGAGCGAGGCAAAGTCCAAGattgtttctacctttttgaGATGGATAGCAGCCTGGCCTGTTCTCCAGAGATTGCCCATCTCAGTGTGGGTTCTATCTTACTTGTCAC GTTTGCATCCCTAGTAGCTGTCTATATCATTGGGGGATTCCTATACCAGAGACTGGTGGTGGGTGCCAAGGGAATGGAGCAGTTTCCCCACTTAGCCTTCTGGCAGGATCTTGGCAACTTGGTAGCA GATGGTTGTGACTTTGTATGCCGTTCTAAACCCCGAAGTGTGCCTGCAGCCTATCGTGGTGTGGGGGATGACCAGCTGGGGGAGGAGTCAGAAGAAAGAGATGACCATTTATTACCAAT GCCATGTGCCCAGAAACCTGGGCTGATCTTTCTGTGA